In one window of Desulfuribacillus alkaliarsenatis DNA:
- a CDS encoding CPBP family intramembrane glutamic endopeptidase produces MNKYKKAIVFTGLTYVISFVFISLFFMSGGQWGSASSIGVAMLYMAIPMIVAVFLQKLVYKEPVVKTLGISFKLNRWFLVAWLLTPVIIVLTIGVSLLVPGVYYDPSMEGMFAQYESTMSQDQLEVMREQIAALPIHYFWIGIIQGLIAGITINAIVAFGEEAGWRGFLQRELADMGFWKSSFVIGIVWGFWHAPLILQGHNYPNYPVIGVFMMVIFTLLWSPIFSYIRLKARSVIAASVLHGTINASLILSFIMVSGGHELLIGALGLAGFIVLAMVNVAIYIYEKRFTNEPIDTSAYFANEEQKTQPQNS; encoded by the coding sequence ATGAATAAGTATAAGAAAGCTATAGTTTTTACGGGTTTAACGTACGTTATCAGCTTTGTTTTTATTTCCTTATTTTTTATGTCTGGAGGACAGTGGGGATCGGCATCATCGATTGGAGTTGCCATGCTCTATATGGCCATACCAATGATAGTAGCAGTTTTTTTACAGAAGCTTGTGTATAAAGAGCCAGTTGTAAAAACCTTAGGTATATCATTTAAGCTAAATCGCTGGTTTTTAGTAGCGTGGTTGTTAACACCAGTTATTATTGTGCTAACTATCGGTGTCAGCTTACTGGTCCCAGGAGTTTATTATGATCCTTCCATGGAAGGAATGTTTGCTCAATATGAATCTACTATGTCACAAGACCAGCTTGAGGTTATGCGTGAGCAAATTGCAGCTCTGCCAATCCATTATTTCTGGATTGGTATAATCCAAGGCCTAATAGCAGGGATTACAATTAACGCAATTGTTGCTTTTGGCGAAGAAGCTGGTTGGCGCGGGTTTCTACAGCGGGAACTAGCGGATATGGGATTTTGGAAATCCTCATTTGTTATAGGAATAGTTTGGGGGTTTTGGCATGCACCACTTATACTACAGGGGCATAACTATCCGAACTATCCAGTTATAGGTGTTTTTATGATGGTTATCTTCACTCTGCTATGGTCGCCAATCTTTAGTTATATTAGGTTAAAGGCGCGTTCGGTGATAGCGGCTTCAGTTCTTCACGGTACAATCAATGCTAGTTTGATTTTGAGCTTTATAATGGTTAGTGGAGGACACGAATTATTGATTGGAGCATTAGGATTAGCAGGATTTATAGTATTGGCAATGGTAAACGTAGCAATCTATATTTACGAGAAGCGGTTCACTAATGAGCCGATTGACACATCCGCTTATTTTGCCAATGAAGAACAAAAAACTCAGCCACAGAATAGTTAA
- a CDS encoding NAD(P)-dependent oxidoreductase: MTNTVFLNVAKVNFDHRLDLSKLATITNLTTYDHSTEAQILERVAKQEIIITKEIPLSKELIMQFPESVKLICEAGTGYNNIDIDAAKERNIMVCNLPGYSTESVAQLAITYILSLSSSLTKQHAMLKNQNYDNFFKHLQVPYFELKDKVLGVIGAGTIGKQLIDFALALGMDIQVYTRSQKNWDNARIQSVDLDTLLMNSDFVSLNCPLTEETRHLINKHRLQLMKPTAYIINTSRGPLINEQDLIAALQEKTIAGAALDVLEQEPPDRNNPLFTMDNVILTPHIGWQSIEARQRLLKLLTGNIEAYIAGTPTNVVNQA; the protein is encoded by the coding sequence ATGACTAATACAGTTTTTCTTAATGTAGCTAAAGTAAATTTCGACCATCGGCTTGATCTATCTAAATTAGCTACCATAACTAATCTTACTACATATGACCATAGTACAGAGGCACAAATACTTGAAAGAGTTGCAAAGCAAGAAATTATTATTACGAAGGAAATCCCTCTTAGTAAAGAATTAATTATGCAATTCCCTGAAAGTGTGAAATTAATTTGTGAAGCTGGTACAGGCTATAATAATATTGATATAGATGCTGCCAAGGAACGAAATATCATGGTATGTAACTTGCCTGGTTATAGCACAGAATCTGTTGCTCAGCTAGCGATTACTTATATCTTAAGTCTAAGCTCGTCATTAACCAAACAACATGCAATGCTTAAAAATCAAAATTACGATAACTTCTTTAAACATTTGCAGGTGCCTTATTTTGAATTAAAGGACAAAGTGCTTGGTGTTATTGGAGCTGGAACCATCGGAAAGCAATTAATAGATTTCGCCCTTGCACTAGGAATGGATATCCAAGTATACACCCGTAGTCAAAAAAACTGGGATAACGCCCGCATCCAATCTGTAGATTTGGATACATTGCTAATGAACAGTGATTTTGTTAGCTTAAACTGCCCATTAACCGAAGAAACAAGGCATCTAATCAACAAACATCGCCTTCAGCTCATGAAGCCTACAGCTTATATCATCAATACATCGAGGGGCCCATTAATCAATGAACAAGATTTAATTGCGGCCTTGCAAGAAAAAACGATTGCCGGAGCTGCATTGGATGTCCTTGAACAAGAGCCACCTGATAGAAATAATCCACTCTTTACAATGGATAATGTAATTCTTACACCACACATTGGCTGGCAGTCTATTGAAGCAAGACAGCGTTTACTGAAGCTTTTGACAGGTAATATCGAAGCGTATATAGCTGGCACTCCGACAAACGTCGTAAACCAAGCTTAG
- a CDS encoding malate synthase G, whose product MIKYQTVGNMQVANELYTFINEEVLPGTDINAYELWSGLDKLLSDLVPKNKELLKKREAIQKQIDNWHNENKDSFDFIKYKEFLKEISYLEPAVEDFQVETENVDLEISVQAGPQLVAPIMNARYSLNAVNARWGSLYDALYGTDAISEEDGAEKGKEYNPVRGAKTIAQGRKLLDEAVPLKDGSHKGSTKYTITNGELVVALENGVTTTLQNPAQLVAFTGDAYNPESILFVHNGLHIELQIDRNHPIGKSDAAGVKDIALEAALTTIMDFEDSVTAVDAFDKVAVYRNWLGLMKGDLTASFKKGGKVVERSLNPDKVYTGIAGDSITLPGRALMFVRNAGHLMTNDMVLDQDGNEMPEGILDGMFTSLIAMHDILGKSKFKNSRAGSIYIVKPKMHGSAEVAFANELFNRIEDLLGLDRYTLKIGVMDEERRTSVNLKNCIEKVKNRIVFINTGFLDRTGDEIHTSMEAGAMVRKNDMKDSKWLKAYEDNNVDVGLAVGMIGKAQIGKGMWAKPDQMAEMIRDKVGHVKSGANTAWVPSPTAATLHALHYHEVNIKDVQQSVKARESASVDDMLTIPIAQNPSWSAEEIQQELDNNSQSILGYVVRWVEQGIGCSKVPDINDVGLMEDRATLRISSQHMANWLHHGICTEEQVLETLKKMAKVVDEQNAGDPAYRPMAKDYDKSVAFQAACELVFKGKEQPSGYTEPILHRRRIEAKKVYAGNC is encoded by the coding sequence ATGATTAAATATCAAACTGTTGGTAATATGCAAGTTGCAAATGAGCTGTATACCTTTATCAATGAAGAAGTTTTGCCAGGGACAGATATTAATGCATATGAACTCTGGAGTGGTTTAGATAAGCTATTAAGTGATTTGGTTCCAAAGAATAAAGAGCTTCTAAAAAAGAGGGAAGCGATACAGAAGCAAATTGACAATTGGCATAACGAGAACAAAGACAGTTTTGACTTTATTAAATATAAGGAATTCCTTAAAGAAATTAGTTACTTAGAGCCAGCGGTAGAGGATTTTCAAGTTGAGACGGAAAATGTTGATTTAGAAATTTCTGTTCAGGCAGGGCCACAGCTTGTAGCACCAATAATGAACGCTCGTTACTCGTTAAATGCAGTAAATGCTCGCTGGGGAAGTCTATATGATGCTCTTTACGGAACAGATGCTATTAGCGAGGAAGATGGTGCTGAGAAAGGAAAGGAATATAATCCAGTCAGAGGCGCAAAAACAATTGCTCAAGGGAGAAAGCTTTTAGACGAAGCTGTCCCTTTAAAAGATGGGAGTCATAAGGGCTCGACAAAATACACAATTACAAATGGAGAACTAGTAGTAGCATTGGAGAACGGAGTTACAACAACTCTACAAAACCCAGCACAATTGGTTGCTTTTACTGGTGATGCATATAATCCAGAGTCAATTTTATTTGTCCATAATGGACTTCACATCGAACTACAAATTGACCGCAATCACCCAATAGGTAAATCTGATGCTGCCGGGGTAAAAGATATTGCATTAGAAGCAGCCCTTACAACTATCATGGACTTTGAGGATTCTGTTACTGCAGTTGATGCCTTTGATAAAGTGGCGGTCTATCGCAATTGGTTAGGGTTGATGAAGGGTGATTTGACGGCAAGCTTCAAAAAAGGTGGGAAAGTAGTTGAGCGCAGCCTAAATCCTGACAAAGTCTATACAGGTATTGCTGGTGATTCAATTACACTGCCAGGTCGGGCGCTAATGTTCGTACGTAATGCAGGGCACCTGATGACAAACGATATGGTTTTAGACCAAGACGGTAATGAAATGCCTGAAGGAATTTTAGATGGTATGTTTACTAGCTTAATAGCTATGCATGACATTCTAGGCAAAAGTAAATTCAAGAACTCCCGCGCTGGATCTATTTATATTGTAAAACCGAAGATGCATGGTTCTGCAGAAGTTGCTTTTGCGAACGAATTATTTAATCGAATTGAAGATTTATTAGGATTAGATCGTTATACGCTGAAGATTGGGGTTATGGATGAGGAACGAAGAACATCTGTAAACCTAAAGAATTGTATTGAAAAAGTTAAAAATCGTATTGTATTTATAAACACAGGATTCCTAGATCGTACAGGAGATGAAATCCATACATCAATGGAAGCGGGAGCTATGGTCCGTAAAAACGATATGAAAGACTCTAAATGGTTAAAAGCCTATGAAGATAATAACGTTGACGTTGGATTAGCAGTTGGTATGATTGGAAAAGCCCAAATCGGTAAAGGAATGTGGGCAAAGCCAGATCAAATGGCAGAAATGATTCGCGACAAAGTCGGGCACGTAAAATCAGGTGCTAATACTGCTTGGGTACCTTCTCCTACGGCAGCGACACTACATGCACTGCATTATCATGAAGTTAATATTAAGGATGTACAGCAATCAGTTAAAGCAAGGGAGTCTGCATCGGTCGATGATATGCTTACAATTCCAATAGCTCAAAACCCAAGCTGGTCTGCGGAAGAGATTCAACAGGAATTAGATAACAATTCGCAGAGTATTCTTGGCTACGTGGTTCGCTGGGTTGAGCAAGGAATCGGCTGCTCCAAGGTGCCAGATATCAACGATGTTGGTTTGATGGAAGACCGCGCAACGCTCCGTATCTCCAGTCAGCATATGGCGAACTGGTTACACCATGGAATTTGTACTGAGGAGCAAGTATTAGAAACCTTAAAGAAAATGGCCAAAGTCGTTGATGAGCAGAACGCTGGCGACCCTGCGTATCGCCCAATGGCTAAGGATTATGATAAATCAGTCGCATTCCAAGCTGCGTGTGAGCTAGTGTTTAAAGGCAAGGAACAGCCAAGTGGTTATACGGAACCTATATTACATCGTCGTAGAATCGAAGCAAAGAAGGTATATGCAGGTAATTGCTAA
- a CDS encoding ABC transporter permease: MRKSLAIATVGFRQMLADPMYIVFTLALPLVMTWAMSFLPREPGVYEMASLGVLVMFVALNLITSAGSIIEERQKGTWHRILASPTSYWSIMFGLFIKLFTVAWIQTLILLFSGKYLFGAPWSQGYFEMVVVLSVYIFSMTGLGLFLASVLKSLGQVSAVATIIVMIGTMLGGVFFPMEDTSRIISIISTISPQSWAAHALMEILTAGVPLSSLIRPLMWMMAIGAVMLVAGVYRIKLER; this comes from the coding sequence TTGAGGAAATCTTTAGCTATTGCTACAGTTGGTTTTCGGCAAATGCTTGCTGATCCTATGTATATTGTATTCACGTTAGCCTTACCTTTAGTAATGACTTGGGCTATGAGCTTCCTCCCTAGAGAACCTGGGGTTTATGAAATGGCGTCCTTAGGAGTGCTAGTTATGTTCGTCGCACTAAACCTCATTACTTCGGCTGGCTCAATTATTGAAGAACGACAAAAAGGGACGTGGCATAGAATTTTAGCCAGCCCTACATCATATTGGTCTATTATGTTCGGTCTATTTATCAAATTATTCACAGTAGCATGGATTCAAACACTCATACTATTATTTTCCGGGAAATATCTATTCGGCGCACCTTGGTCACAAGGTTACTTTGAAATGGTTGTTGTTTTAAGTGTCTATATCTTCTCCATGACAGGTCTAGGTCTTTTCCTAGCAAGTGTGCTGAAATCTTTAGGTCAGGTATCCGCCGTAGCTACAATCATTGTTATGATTGGCACTATGCTTGGAGGAGTATTCTTCCCTATGGAGGATACTTCGAGGATTATTTCTATCATTTCAACTATTTCGCCTCAAAGCTGGGCCGCTCATGCTTTAATGGAAATTCTAACTGCTGGGGTTCCGCTTTCATCCTTAATAAGGCCACTAATGTGGATGATGGCAATCGGAGCTGTCATGTTAGTCGCAGGTGTCTATAGAATTAAGTTAGAAAGGTAA
- a CDS encoding ABC transporter ATP-binding protein, producing the protein MTLLQITNLSKSFKSRTVVDNVSFSINDGEIFGLLGPNGAGKSTTLSMVCGLLKADSGNISIGGYDLKTDSFKAKELIGIVPQETALYPELSAVANLKFWGSINGIEGRSLDYAINNALTLVDLKDRALDRIGKYSGGMKRRLNIAAGLIHNPKLLIMDEPTVGVDPQSRNHILDTIRTLKDQGTTIIYTSHYVEEVEQLCDRVAIMDHGKLLTIGTLAELQHEAGELHEVTVAFSSLETPPMKQIQGLTGVKQAALLENSIKILTPNAEQLLPLLFEMLVSNRISITEIKIKKPNLESLFLKLTGRALRD; encoded by the coding sequence ATGACATTACTACAGATAACAAATCTCAGTAAATCTTTTAAGTCTAGGACAGTTGTTGATAATGTTAGCTTTTCGATTAACGATGGAGAAATATTCGGTCTGTTAGGCCCTAATGGCGCTGGTAAATCTACCACGCTATCAATGGTTTGTGGTTTACTCAAAGCTGATAGTGGAAATATTTCTATAGGTGGCTATGATTTAAAAACAGACTCCTTTAAAGCTAAGGAGCTTATCGGTATCGTCCCACAAGAAACTGCTTTATATCCTGAGCTATCTGCTGTAGCTAATCTAAAGTTCTGGGGCAGTATAAACGGAATCGAGGGTCGCAGCTTAGATTATGCCATTAACAATGCCCTTACGCTAGTGGATTTAAAGGATCGTGCTCTCGACAGAATTGGCAAATACTCTGGCGGAATGAAGCGTAGGCTAAATATCGCAGCTGGACTTATCCACAATCCTAAGTTACTAATCATGGATGAACCTACAGTCGGTGTCGACCCACAATCAAGAAATCACATCTTAGATACGATAAGAACATTAAAAGATCAAGGAACTACCATCATATACACCAGTCACTATGTCGAAGAGGTTGAACAACTTTGTGATCGCGTTGCCATTATGGACCACGGCAAACTACTAACTATTGGAACGCTTGCTGAGCTTCAGCATGAAGCTGGCGAGCTTCATGAAGTAACTGTTGCTTTCAGCTCCCTAGAGACCCCTCCAATGAAACAAATACAAGGATTGACTGGCGTTAAGCAAGCAGCTCTATTAGAAAATTCGATTAAAATTCTCACACCGAACGCCGAACAATTACTACCGTTGTTGTTTGAAATGCTAGTATCAAATAGAATTTCAATAACTGAGATAAAAATCAAAAAGCCTAATTTAGAAAGCTTATTCTTAAAACTTACAGGACGCGCTTTGCGCGATTAG